One segment of candidate division WOR-3 bacterium DNA contains the following:
- a CDS encoding BamA/TamA family outer membrane protein — MKHLELKPIIITTALLLLFSCGTRKDPYSSFARIYKVELTGCEEVSVKDIRPYLYSDENDLYSPFSSSKNVKNILAYYSQLGFLKAAVLNQTDSLTPRGYVLKYEINEGERSVINSVSLSGCDSGTDMSAFEQHDILPGKPLNQINLTMVQIKIASEYINRGYYNIKIEDTIVPLSADSLLCDIFISVDTGNKVFINNVEILGNSRVRTKIIEMESRLKSGQLFFPDMLARVRNNLYYTGLFSYVSVKPMPSKLHEDSLKVIIMVEESKMSFFLVSLNYKSDRKTGINLKWGNYNLFGNAQRISVSVSYDTDFQGDYIENAELNYSEPYFLGTSLIFSSSLKGERKGIGERNIEYLEFSPSLGKRISACGVVYSGLVFHKAWLDTTSSSGTDQPQFTYSKFTNSLIFGYTFDSRDNPFSPTTGLKQNFRFQMAGRPLGGDNYFYRLGWDWVRLAKPSQFGYYVFLRSTWTFPYSVSLENGISSDQKITLGGVNSLRGYPEGSLGDPDEIGGNSGNVLMNAMTQIHYSSGEFALEFFADAGGLWNSSKDISPYENVGISLGIGIIYNTPAGPIRLEYGLPMVGEHRYKGMIQFAFGNPF, encoded by the coding sequence ATGAAACACCTCGAACTTAAACCCATAATTATTACGACTGCACTTTTGCTTCTTTTTTCTTGCGGAACCAGAAAAGACCCGTACAGTTCTTTTGCCAGAATATACAAAGTCGAATTGACCGGTTGTGAAGAGGTCAGTGTAAAAGACATACGGCCTTATCTTTATTCGGACGAAAACGATTTATACAGCCCTTTCTCAAGCTCAAAAAATGTCAAAAACATACTCGCTTATTACTCTCAGCTCGGATTTCTCAAAGCGGCTGTTCTCAATCAAACCGATTCTCTCACACCCAGAGGATACGTCCTGAAATACGAGATAAATGAAGGAGAAAGGTCGGTCATCAATTCAGTGAGTTTGTCTGGGTGTGATTCCGGAACAGACATGTCGGCTTTTGAACAGCACGACATCCTTCCGGGAAAGCCTTTGAATCAGATTAACCTCACGATGGTACAGATAAAAATTGCCTCAGAATACATAAACAGAGGATATTACAACATAAAGATCGAAGACACAATCGTTCCTTTGAGTGCGGATTCACTTTTGTGCGACATTTTTATTTCCGTAGACACTGGAAACAAAGTTTTTATTAACAATGTCGAAATACTTGGTAATTCCAGAGTGAGAACAAAAATAATAGAGATGGAATCAAGATTGAAAAGCGGACAGCTTTTCTTCCCCGATATGCTCGCCAGGGTCAGGAACAATCTTTATTACACGGGTCTTTTCTCGTATGTCTCGGTAAAACCTATGCCGTCAAAACTGCACGAAGACAGTTTGAAAGTCATAATCATGGTCGAGGAATCCAAAATGTCATTTTTCCTCGTCTCACTGAACTACAAAAGCGACAGAAAAACCGGTATAAATCTCAAGTGGGGAAACTACAATCTTTTCGGCAACGCTCAGAGGATTTCAGTTTCTGTCTCCTACGACACTGATTTTCAAGGTGATTACATTGAAAATGCGGAATTGAACTATTCCGAACCTTATTTTTTAGGCACTTCGCTTATTTTTTCGAGCTCTCTTAAAGGCGAAAGAAAAGGTATCGGAGAAAGAAACATTGAATACCTTGAATTTTCGCCTTCTCTGGGCAAAAGGATATCCGCCTGCGGCGTTGTTTATTCAGGCCTCGTCTTTCACAAAGCATGGCTTGACACGACATCTTCATCCGGAACGGATCAGCCGCAATTTACATACAGTAAATTCACAAACAGTCTTATATTCGGCTACACTTTCGATTCCAGGGACAATCCGTTTTCTCCCACTACCGGTCTAAAACAGAATTTTAGGTTTCAGATGGCCGGCAGACCCCTTGGCGGTGACAATTATTTCTACAGACTCGGCTGGGACTGGGTGCGGCTGGCGAAACCGTCGCAATTCGGATACTACGTTTTCCTTCGTTCGACATGGACTTTTCCTTATTCGGTGTCCCTCGAAAACGGCATAAGTTCCGACCAGAAAATCACACTGGGCGGAGTGAATTCACTCCGAGGCTATCCGGAGGGTTCCCTGGGAGACCCCGATGAAATCGGCGGCAACAGCGGCAACGTCCTCATGAACGCCATGACGCAAATCCATTACAGCTCAGGCGAATTCGCGCTTGAATTCTTCGCCGACGCAGGAGGATTGTGGAACTCTTCGAAAGATATATCGCCTTACGAAAACGTAGGTATTTCACTGGGAATCGGAATTATTTACAACACACCGGCCGGACCGATCAGGCTCGAATACGGATTGCCAATGGTCGGCGAACATCGTTACAAAGGAATGATCCAATTTGCTTTCGGCAATCCCTTCTGA